Proteins co-encoded in one Chionomys nivalis chromosome 6, mChiNiv1.1, whole genome shotgun sequence genomic window:
- the Pcsk4 gene encoding LOW QUALITY PROTEIN: proprotein convertase subtilisin/kexin type 4 (The sequence of the model RefSeq protein was modified relative to this genomic sequence to represent the inferred CDS: inserted 1 base in 1 codon), producing MWDIPTPPGWGQREPQGSLGAEGIWVAMVSGMGWLPEAPPPTPPPAMRPFPTALWLGLALALLAVGWASARAPIYVSSWAVRVTKGYQEAERLARKFGFVNLGQIFPDDQYFHLRHRGVAQQSLTPHWGHRLRLKKEPKVQWFEQQTLRRRVKRSLVVPTDPWFSKQWYMNNEIQPDLNILKVWNQGLTGRGVVVSILDDGIEKDHPDLWANYDPLASYDFNDYDPDPQPRYTPSDENRHGTRCAGEVSATANNGFCGAGVAFNARIGGVRMLDGTITDIVEAQSLSLQPQHIHIYSASWGPEDDGRTVDGPGILTREAFRRGVTKGRQGLGTLFIWASGNGGLHYDNCNCDGYTNSIHTLSVGSTTRQGQVPWYSEACASTFTTTFSSGVATDPQIVTTDLHHQCTDKHTGTSASAPLAAGIIALALEANPLLTWRDLQHLVVRASRPAQLQAEDWRINGVGRQVSHHYGYGLLDAGLLVDLARVWLPTQPQKKCAIRVVYTPTSILPRMLVRKNVSACSDGSHRLIRSLEHVQVQLSLSYSRRGDLEISLTSPMGTRSTLVAIRPLDISGQGYKNWIFMSTHYWDEDPQGLWTLGLENKGYYFNTGTLFYYTLLLYGTAEDMTARPQGPQVTSXHVCAEGHRGAAPGSSQFLHHPGLALPHLSLRVTVALQSHRAASDRGTGQLAPPLHLLRQLTSNYAACPLSFMLDELQGSSKACYLWRPSQLPVLGHDAGPAARLARASVDPSRLEEGPPTLG from the exons ATGTGGGATATTCCCACCCCTCCtgggtgggggcagagggaaCCGCAAGGCTCCTTGGGAGCTGAAGGAATCTGGGTTGCTATGGTGTCCGGGATGGGGTGGCTTCCTGaggccccgccccccaccccgccccccgcTATGCGGCCCTTCCCGACCGCGCTGTGGCTGGGTCTGGCTTTGGCCCTCCTGGCTGTGGGGTGGGCTTCAGCCCGGGCCCCCATCTATGTCAGCAGCTGGGCCGTGCGGGTTACCAAAGGTTACCAGGAGGCTGAGCGTCTGGCACGTAAATTTGGCTTCGTCAACCTGGGACAG ATCTTCCCTGACGACCAGTATTTCCATCTACGACACCGGGGTGTGGCCCAGCAGTCCCTGACCCCACACTGGGGCCACCGTCTGCGCCTAAAGAAAGAGCCCAAG GTGCAGTGGTTTGAGCAACAGACTCTGAGGCGGCGGGTGAAGCGCTCCTTGGTGGTGCCCACGGACCCCTGGTTTTCCAAGCAGTGGTACATG AACAACGAGATACAGCCAGATCTCAACATTCTGAAGGTTTGGAACCAGGGACTGACCGGCCGCGGAGTGGTGGTCTCCATCTTGGATGACGGCATTGAGAAGGACCACCCCGACCTCTGGGCTAATTAT GACCCTCTGGCCAGCTATGACTTCAATGACTATGACCCAGACCCCCAGCCTCGCTACACACCCAGCGATGAGAACCG GCATGGGACCCGCTGCGCTGGGGAGGTGTCTGCCACAGCTAACAACGGCTTCTGTGGTGCTGGTGTGGCCTTCAACGCCAGAATTGGAG GCGTGCGCATGTTGGACGGCACCATCACAGACATCGTGGAGGCGCAGTCCCTCAGCCTGCAGCCGCAGCACATACACATCTATAGCGCCAGCTGGGGGCCCGAGGATGACGGTCGCACGGTGGACGGACCAGGCATCCTCACTCGGGAGGCCTTCAGGCGTGGCGTGACCAAG GGCCGCCAAGGACTGGGTACACTGTTCATCTGGGCCTCGGGAAACGGTGGCCTCCATTACGACAACTGCAATTGTGACGGCTACACCAACAGCATCCACACGCTGTCGGTGGGCAGCACCACGCGGCAGGGTCAAGTGCCCTGGTACAGCGAGGCCTGCGCCTCCACGTTTACCACCACCTTCAGCAGCGGAGTGGCTACCGACCCACAGATC GTCACCACGGATCTGCACCACCAGTGTACCGACAAACACACGGGCACCTCGGCCTCCGCCCCGCTGGCCGCTGGCATAATCGCTCTGGCTCTGGAGGCCAA CCCGCTCCTGACCTGGAGGGACCTACAGCACCTGGTGGTCCGCGCGTCCAGGCCGGCGCAGCTGCAGGCGGAGGACTGGAGGATCAACGGCGTGGGGCGCCAAG TGAGCCACCACTACGGCTACGGGCTGCTGGACGCAGGGCTGCTGGTGGACCTGGCTCGCGTGTGGCTGCCCACGCAGCCACAGAAGAAATGTGCCATTCGGGTGGTGTACACCCCAAC CTCCATCCTGCCTCGGATGCTGGTGAGGAAGAACGTGTCCGCGTGCTCCGATGGCTCGCACCGCCTCATCCGCTCGCTCGAGCACGTGCAGGTCCAGCTGTCACTCTCCTACAGCCGCCGCGGGGACCTGGAGATCTCTCTCACCAGCCCCATGGGCACACGCTCGACGCTGGTGGCCATCAG ACCCTTGGATATCAGCGGCCAAGGCTACAAGAACTGGATCTTCATGTCCACCCACTACTGGGATGAGGACCCACAGGGCCTGTGGACCCTGGGTCTGGAGAACAAGGGCTACTATTTTAACACAG GAACTCTGTTCTACTACACGTTGCTGCTGTATGGGACGGCCGAGGACATGACAGCGCGGCCTCAGGGCCCCCAGGTGACCA CGCACGTGTGTGCAGAGGGACACAGAGGGGCTGCGCCAGG GAGTTCACAGTTCCTCCACCACCCTGGCCTGGCTCTGCCTCATCTCTCCCTGAGAGTGACAGTGGCTCTACAGTCACACAGAGCAGCCAGTGACCGAGGGACAGGCCAGCTGGCCCCTCCTCTTCACCTACTGAGGCAGCTGACCAGCAACTACGCTGCCTGTCCCCTGTCCTTCATGCTGGACGAGCTCCAGGGCTCCTCCAAGGCCTGCTACCTCTGGCGGCCATCCCAGCTACCAGTCCTGGGCCATGATGCTGGCCCGGCGGCCCGGCTGGCCAGGGCCTCAGTAGACCCCTCTCGGCTTGAGGAAGGCCCACCCACCCTAGGCTAG
- the C6H19orf25 gene encoding UPF0449 protein C19orf25 homolog, which yields MSSKGKKRVVLPTRPAPPTVEQILEDVRGAPPNDPVFTALAPEEPPDLSPRAEDPEAQLEQLYQQSRAYVAMNERLLQAGDTLRQKFEDLRQADKRLEQDVSQVTSATS from the exons ATGAGCTCCAAAGGCAAGAAACGCGTTGTGCTGCCCACGCGCCCCGCGCCGCCCACGGTGGAGCAGATCCTGGAGGACGTGCGAGGGGCGCCCCCCAACGATCCTGTTTTCACCGCCCTGGCCCCAGAAG AACCCCCAGATCTATCTCCAAGGGCCGAGGACCCTGAGGCCCAGCTCGAGCAACTCTACCAACAAAGCCGGGCCTATGTGGCCATGAACGAGAGGCTGCTGCAGGCAGGGGACACACTGAGGCAGAAGTTCGAGGACCTTCGGCAGgctgataagaggctagaacaGGATGTTAGCCAGGTGACCTCAGCCACCTCCTAG